The proteins below come from a single Candidatus Cloacimonadota bacterium genomic window:
- a CDS encoding ABC transporter ATP-binding protein, producing MNILSAKNLFFRYNTNQAWILKDFFLEVKAGEIIQIKGNSGCGKTTLLYNLCGVIPKTIHGIQKGIINIFGKPILSFSLPELSLKISILLQNPEHQLFFPSVEQELAFYPENLRIEPKVIEHRLSKILKELEIEQLRNRETAFLSYGEKKLVALASLLTFSPQVLLLDELFNGISDKKIELLITLIQKLSQQGKAIIATEHLNFFSKIATKTIEL from the coding sequence ATGAACATTCTTTCTGCTAAAAACCTTTTTTTTCGCTACAATACCAATCAAGCGTGGATTCTAAAAGATTTTTTTTTGGAGGTAAAGGCAGGTGAAATAATTCAGATAAAAGGTAATAGTGGCTGTGGAAAAACCACTTTGCTTTACAATCTTTGCGGAGTAATCCCCAAGACAATTCACGGAATTCAAAAAGGAATCATTAATATTTTCGGAAAACCGATATTGTCCTTTTCTTTACCAGAACTCTCTCTGAAAATTAGTATTTTGCTGCAAAATCCTGAACATCAATTATTCTTCCCGAGTGTTGAGCAGGAATTGGCTTTTTATCCGGAAAATCTCCGGATCGAACCCAAGGTAATCGAACATCGCCTTTCCAAGATTCTGAAAGAACTTGAAATAGAACAGCTAAGAAACAGAGAAACTGCTTTCCTGTCTTATGGGGAAAAAAAATTGGTTGCTCTTGCTTCTTTGCTGACTTTCTCTCCTCAAGTTTTGTTGCTTGACGAACTCTTCAACGGAATTTCCGATAAAAAAATCGAACTTTTAATCACGCTTATCCAAAAATTATCTCAACAAGGGAAAGCGATAATTGCTACCGAACATCTGAACTTTTTTTCTAAGATCGCCACAAAAACCATTGAATTATGA